The genomic window CCGGTGGGCCTTCCCTCGGGGTTCGGCCCGCGGGCGGCAGACCCGCCACGGGGAGCACGTGATGATTGCATCGATCCGTGCCATCGACGTCGAGACTGCGAGGAACCTCAAGGGGATATTCTTCGACATCGACGACACTTTCACCACAAACGGGAAGATCCCGGCGGTCGCCTACCAGGGGCTGTGGACTTTGAAGGAATCCGGCCTGAAAGTCGTTCCCATCACCGGAAGGCCGGCGGGCTGGTGCGATCATATCGCCCGCATGTGGCCCGTGGACGCCGTCGTGGGGGAAAACGGGGCTTTCTATTTCCGGTTCGACGAGCGGGCGGGAAAGCTCACAAAACGCTTCCTGGACCCGGCCCCGGTCCGCTGCGAAAAGCGAGTCCTGCTGCAGGCCGTCGAAAAGGATGTCCTCAGCTCGGTGCCCGGCACGGCTCTCGCCTCCGATCAGCCATACCGGGAGACCGATCTTGCCATCGATTTCCGTGAAGACGTGGAGCCTCTGGGCTGGCCGGCGGTCGAGCGCATCTGCGCCGTCTTCCGAAAGCACGGCGCGACCTGCAAGGTCTCCTCGATCCACGTGAACGGCTGGTTCGGAGATTACAACAAGCTCCACATGACGCGAATCATGGCCAACGAGCTCTGGGGCGTCGACCTTGAGGCGGACCGGCGCTTTTACCTGTTTTGCGGAGATTCTCCCAACGATGAACCGATGTTCGAATTCTTCCCGCACAGCGCGGGGGTTCGCAACGTGCTTCAATTCGCCGACCGGATGAGCCGGCTGCCGGCGTTCGTGGCGGATCGCGAAGGCGGCGCGGGATTCGCGGAAATCGCCGAAACCGTTCTCTCTCTCAGGGCGACCTGAAAAACCCGGCCGCCGTGACGGTGACGGTTGGCTCGATGTGTTCGCGCGGGATTCCGTCCTTCGTGTGAAAACACGGCGGTTGTGCCCTTGGATCGCCATGATCGGCGGTCACAACGAACTGCGACAATGTGTCGTTCCAGGGCATTTTCATCTCGAATCCTCACGGCCTGTGCGCCATCTGTATCGCCGCATTCCGAAAAGCTTCTTGAGATCGCGTCTCATGCGGATTTGTGAAAAGTGTAGATCTGACCCCCGGACCGTCTACCGGAGTCCTCCGGCCATCCGCACCGCTTCCGGGCGCCGCTTCAACCACCAACTCATCAAAGGCCCCGGAAGGGCTCCCAGCCCAAGGCTGGTCCATGCCAGGCCCCAGGCCAGGCTCGCCGGAGCCGAAGGAACTCCCCGCACCGTATCCAGAACCAAACCGAAAACCCACGGACTGACGGCGCCCGCGCTGAATCCCAGGGCCGAACGGACGGCGTAGGCGGCCCCGATATGGCGCGGTTCCACAAGCTCGGTGAGCGCGGTCGAGTAGATGGCCGAGTCGGCGATGGAAGTGAGGTTGTAGAAGGCGGCGACCGCGAACAGGACGAGGAGCGGCCAGCCGATCATCCAGCCGAAGCTGAAGGAGATTGCAAGGCTGATGCAGGAAAAGAGCAGGATGGTAAAGGATCTTCCCCATCGGTCGGACATGTCCCCGCCGATGAGACTGCCCAGCATGCTCGTCAGGTAGGTGAAGCCGGAAAGGAGTGCGCCGACCTCGATGGCCTTCGCGGGCGACGCATCGTATCCCGCGCTCAGCTGTGTCGCCGCGCCGAGGTAAGCGGGCAACCAGGCCCACATGCCGAGGAGCTCCCAGTTGTGGAAGGTGTAGGCCAGCATGGAGAGGAGGGCGGGCTTGTTCTTCAGCACGGCCGGCACGGCACGCCAGACATCCCGCTTGCTTTGAACGGCGTGAACGACGTTGGGTGTGTCGCGCAGGGCATAGAGGGAGACCGCGAGTCCCACGGCGGGCATCGAGCAGTTTGCGGCCAGGGAAAGGCGCCAGCCGCCGATGGGGAAAAGCCGGCTGGAAAGCATCAGCGACAGGGCATAGCCGAGGGAGGCGGCGGCCAGGTAAAACCCCATGGCCCGTCCGCGTGTGGAAGGTGAAAAGCGTTCGGCGATGAGCGTCAAACCGGGTGTATAGGAGCCTCCGGAACAGAGTCCCGCCAGCCCGTAGAGGACCGCCCCGGATATGAAATCGGATGCGAACAGCGCAAAAACGAGCGCGCTGACGCCGGCGGCGACGGCGCTCCACAGGTAGGTCCGCTTTGCGCCGAAGCGGTCGCCCAGGAAACCGACGGCGAAAAGCGAGATCAGGAAGCCGAGATGATAGGCGGACTGAACCATCCCGGCCTGCGTGGCGTTCATCGTCCAGTCGCTCATCAGGAGCGGCAGGGCGGCCGAATAGGCCGTGAAGATGAAGCTGAAGCCCAGGCGGGCGGTACACAAGAGCGCGAGCCAGCGGAGATCGCCGCCATGCGCCGCAGCTTGTCGGGACGGCCTCAATGCGCGTGCCTTTCCATCAGCGTCTCCCGCGGTGTTTATCCCGGTGCCTGCAGGAGCTTGTCCGTCAGTCGCTCCGAGGCGAACACCAGCGATTCCAGGTCAACCATCCGAAGCACGCCGTTATCGAAGAGGAATTTCACCCTTGCCGCTCAATCCGCCGGTTTCTCCCAGCGGGCGACGAGGAACGCCCCGGTATCCAATCCTCGTGTGTGTCCGTCCTCCTCGATCTCGCGTGCCCGATCCGGGCGGTCGTGTTTTTGAAAGTGAACGGCGGTCCCGATGCGAGCCGGGATCGGCATGAGCCCGGCCATTTCGGCCGGGGACCTGAAACGCGCGTGCCGGAACAGGGCGTGGCCTTCCCTGGCCGCGGAAGTTCTCCTGGTCGCCCAGGGGCTCAGGGCGTTCAGGCTTGCGACCACGACGAGCCCACCCGGCCTCGTCACACGAAATAACTCGGCCACGGCGCCGCGCGCATCGTCGAGAAACTCGATGGCGGTCACCGACACCGTCTTGTCGAAGGCGGCGTCGGCAAAAGGAAGCGTGCGCATATCGCCCCGGACCATGTGGAAGGGGCGGCCGGTCGCTTTGTTCCCGGCGCGCCTCAGCATGGGGAGCGAGAGCTCGAGTCCCGTGACCCGCGCGCCGGCGTCAAGGAGAACGAGGGTGAAGACCCCGGTGCCGCAACCCACGTCCAGGAGCCGCTCCCCCGGAGCCGGACGGGCCATTTCGAGAAGAAGCCCGGCCTCGTATTCGCGGACCAGGCTCCCGATGGGACTCTCGAACCACTGATCGTATTTCTCCGGCCATTCGTCGAAAATTTCCGCCATTTCCAACCTCTCACGACAAAACGGGGCAGCACGGGAAGCCGATGGACCCGCGGAAAACAGTGCCGGCGGCGGGTTCCGCGATCGCTCGGGTTTCCCCGGCCTTTGCGCGGCTCGAGGCCTCTCCTCCCGGGACCCCTTTCAGATGGAATCCGGCCTGGCCAGGTGGTGCGCGGTGGCCTGTTCGAACTGGTAGGCTATCCGCAGCAGCAGGTCCTCCCGGAAGTGGGGACCGAGGATCTGGAGCCCGATGGGCAGTCCTTCTCCTGAGAATCCGCACGGGACGGAGATTCCGGGGACTCCGGCCAGGCTTGCCGGCAGGGTGAGCGCGTCGTTGAGATACATCTGCAAAGGATCATCGGACTTCTCACCGATCTTGAACGCCGGAACGGGCGCAACCGGTGCCAGGAGCGCATCGAATGAGTCGAACGCATCGAGGAAATCCTTCCGAATGAGCGTCCGCGCCTGCGAGGCTTTCGTGTAGTAGGCGTCGTAGTATCCGGCGGAGAGGACGTAGGTGCCGAGCATGATGCGGCGCTTCACTTCGGCTCCGAACCCCTGAGAGCGGCTCGTCCGGTACATGCCGATCAGGTCACGGGCATCGGGCACCCTCAGACCGTACTTCACCCCGTCGTAACGGGCGAGATTGGAACTGGCTTCGGCGGGGGCGATGATATAGTACGCGGCGACACCGTATCCGGTGTGCGGCAGGGAAACCTCACCGACTTCCGCGCCGAGCTGAAGGCAGACGTTGATCGCGCGTTGAACGGAGTCCGCGATCTCGGGGTGCATGCCGTGGACAAAATACTCCTTCGGGATGCCCAGGCGAAGTCCCTTGATCGGCTCCCGCAGGGATGCGCGGTAATCGGGGACGGGATGGTCCACCGAAGTGGAGTCCCTCCTGTCGTGTCCCGCGATGGCCTGCAGCAGGATGGCGGCGTCCTCGACATCCTTGGTGATCGGGCCGATCTGGTCCAGGGACGAGGCAAAAGCCACCAGTCCGAATCGGGAAACCCTTCCATAGGTGGGCTTCAGACCGACCACCCCACAGAAGGAAGCAGGCTGGCGAATGGAGCCCCCTGTGTCGGTCCCGAGCGAACCCGAGCAAAGATCGGCTGCAACCGCGGCGGCCGACCCACCGCTCGACCCTCCGGGAACCCGTTCGCGGTCCCATGGGTTGCGCGTGACTCCGTAGGCGGAATTCTCCGTGGACGATCCCATGGCGAATTCGTCCATGTTCGTCTTGCCGAGAAAAATCGCCCCGGCCTCGCGCAATCGTGCAATGACGGTCCCGTCGTAAGGCGGCACGAAGTTCTCCAGGATGCGTGAGCCGCAGGTCGTGACCGTCCCCTGCATGCATAGGACGTCCTTGATGGCCAGGGGAATGCCGGCGAGCGGAGAGGCGTGCAGATCCCTCTCGCCTCGGTCGAATCGCCCGGCTTCGGCCAGGGAGGACTCCGCCAGAACGGACAGGTAGGAATTGAGGCGCGGGTCCAGCGTTTCAATACGAGTGAGAAAGGAGGTGAGCGTCTCCGTAACGCTCAACTCCTTGCGCACGAGCAGGTCGTGCAGCTCGTGCATCGTCAGGGCGTATGGTTCCATGAGAGACCTCTCGTTTGAATCAAATGACTTTGGGAACAACGAAGCTGGCCCCGTCCGTTTCCGGAGCGTTCGCCAGCGTGTCTCGACGCTCCAGGGACGGCTGCACTTCGTCGGCACGGAATACGTTCCGGAGCTGAATGGCGTGAGTCGTGGGGGGAACGCCTTCCGTGTTCAGTTCGTTCAGCGTTTCCATGTACTCCAATATCCGGTTCATCTGCTCGGTCATGCGCATTTCTTCGCGCTCGCTCAGTTCGAGCCGCGCCAAACCGGCAACGTGCCTCACTTCATCCCTGCTGATCTTCTCTTGCATATCGAGTTCCTGCTTCTATGGGTGCGTTCCGTCCTGTATGCCGGGCACGATCCCCGAGCGGAGACGGACAAGGGCGGCCCCGCAAAGTGTGCCGCCGTTGACCGGGCTACCCGCTGGAGCCGGAGAATTCAACCGTCATTCCGGCGGGGCCTGAGACCGCGAAATTCCGACAATCGTGCAATCCCGCCTTCGTGGGGAAATGCAGCCCTCATTTCGGCCGAAAACCGGGGGGCGGGCTGTTTGTTCCTCCCTCCCTCGCAACGATGACGTTGACGATTCTCATGATTCGTTGTGCCATCCGACCATGGCGCACCGCCGGCACGGCCGGCGTTTCCCCTTCACGGTGCCAGCGGCCGCCGTCGTGATCTATGCGACGGCTCCGAGAAAATTTTCCATGTTGCGACAATCCCTGAACGCCGAAAGGACCTCGGCGAGGCCATGAATCTTGCGGCGGTGGAGGAGGCGATGGGTCAGCTCATGAACCCGCACCTCCTCTGAGTCCCGTTCGGTCGGGCTCACCAGGAATCGTTGCAGAAATTTTGCGAACCGAATCACGTGAATGAGCTCGTGAGTGACGATGTATGTCGTCAGGGGAAGCAGGAGTATTTTCGGATCCCGCCGAAGCGCTCGCCGGATCACGTGGTCCTGGAGACAGATCTTGAAATAGTCGCCGGGTTCGCTTCCCCTCAGGCGCTCGTTGGGACATCGCAAGTATCTGCGAATCTGGGCGAAGGCGGAATCGGTGACCTCCTCTTCCTGCAGGTCCCGCAAAGATTGGATGTCGTAACGGTAACGTTTCCACTCCGAGGTGGTAACCTTGTAGTAGTCGCTGATCAGTTCCTCCGAGATCTCAATGGATTGCCTCAAAACGACAATCTCCTCCTCCACGAAGGGGACGCGCTCACAATTCTTCGGGAAATCAAAACCGCCTTCGTCCGCCATTTCCTGACTTCACTTCCTGTCGCTTGCTCTTGAGAGGACGCGAGTTATCCTGCATTGCGCGGATTGGTTCCCGCGGTTTGCCGCACATTCGCCGGCCGACAGCCCCCAACCTCCAAAGTGTCCCCTGCCGGCGGTGCCGCAGGCTCCCTTCATGAACGGCCCACCGGCGATTTCCGGCCGGTCGTGCCTCTGCGGGCAGGCCAAAACCCTTTCCGCAAGCCTGTGCGCGGGCCGTGGGGATCGGCCGGTTCCAGGGGCACGGTACGGTTTCACACGGACCAATTCCCCGCGACGATTCCTTTCCCGTGCGCACATCTGCTCATAAGCACATGATTTGAATAGGGAACCATCCAGGGAAGGACCTGCTTTCTTCTACAGGAAAAAACGGCTTTTATCAATTGTTTAATCCGACCGTGTTTAATCCGACCGGGTGGGATGGCGCAGCCCTGCCGAATCACACGAGGCGAAAAGGACTTCGTTCATTCCGGAGCGCCCCGGTGTGTTCCATGGCGCGGTTCCTGTATCAGGGCTGCCCGGGGCGCCGTGCGTTCTCGCCCGCTGAAATAGAATGGCCCCTCGAGTCCAACGACATTCTCGAGAGGCCGACTTTTTGGGTAGGCATTGCACCTCCCTTTCCCGGAATTACCGTTTTTACCCCACGCGAAAGTGCCCGAAGGTCACGTGCATTCCTTTGAGCGCTTGCCACGTCTCAGCCCTCAACCGAGAGCCTTGTGGGAACCAGTATAGGAAAACGGCACTTATTTCGTAATCATGAAACGAGTGGAAATCAAGATTCCTTTATTAATTTTTTTTGATGGCATCAAATCGCGGGATTGCAGCCTGTCTTTGCCGATTTCGACGGAAGTTCGGATCCTGCGGGCCGCGCCGAAGGTGAAAATGAAGCGAACCAGGAGTGGAAGAAACGTCGGGTTCCTCAGAACTGCAAGTATTGAATGGAAAATTCAGCTTTGTTCGGGTATTTTCTGAAGCGATATGTCTGAGGGCGTTTTCAGGCAAACCGCTAAATGTTCGGATGAAAGGAAAGAAGCGCGCCGCCGGAATCCGCCCGGCGTGCCGCGGGTGTGCCGCGTTCCCGCGCGGGCCGTGGAGCGTTCGTTCCTGTCATTGCGAGGTGTCGGATGAAGGAAGTCGTTGCATTGTGCGTGCTGTTGGCATTTGGAGTCGGCACCGCCAGGCTGGCCATAAGGAAAAAGATCGGGATCGCCCTGACGGTGGTGTTCCTGGCCTTTTCCATCTTTTCCGGCCTTGCGATCGCCAACTACGACTGGATTCGAAAGGCTCGATGGGAAGTTCCCGATATCTTCGGCATCCGCGAGCAGATTGCAGAGGTGGGGAACCAGGCCGTGCAAGGGTTGAACGCGGAGATCGAGGGGCGTCAGGGAGAATTGGGCAAGCTCCTCTCGGATTTGGAGGAAATGGGCCGCAGAGTCGATTCACAGAAGAAGGAACTGGAGAGTTTGCTGGCCGATGCCGCGAAGGTGAGTGAAGCCGCCAGGGAGCGGGAACAGGCGGTCAAGGAGCTCAACCGGCAGGCGGAGAAGGCAAGGGAGCAGATGGCATCCATCCATCGGTCTTCCTGCGACCTGGCGCTCTCGCTGGCAAAGGTCACGTGGCTGCAGCTGGAAGCCAAGGATTCCTCCGGCACCAAGAGGGGGGAGGCGGCGGCCCAGCGGACCCTCGACGGGCTGGATGAGGTCGTCGGCCTGGTTATAGGCGATCCGGATCAGCGAGAGAGGTTCGTGGCCGAAGTGATGGACTCTCTGCCGCCCAAGAAATGAAAGAGACTCGGCTTCGTGAGGTCATGACTGCGGGTTCTTTCCGGGTTGAACGTGCAAATCGAAAGGGATGGCCATGCTTGCAGAAACAGCTCGGTGCCTCGAGAAGATAAGGGCGCAGCGCCCCCTGGTGCACAATATTACCAACTACGTCGTGATGAACTATACCGCCAATGCGTTGCTGTGCCTCGGAGCATCCCCAGTGATGGCTCACGCGGTCGAGGAAGTCGAGGCCATGGTCGAGCTTGCCGATGCCCTGGTGATCAACATCGGGACCCTTTCCGCCCCCTGGGTGGACGCAATGTTCCTGGCCTCGCGCGCGGCCATAGAAAGGTCGATTCCCGTCGTTCTGGACCCGGTGGGAGCCGGCGCCACCGCCTTCCGGACGGATACGGCCAGGCGCCTGCTCGATGAATTCGGGATCACCGTGCTCCGGGGGAACGCTTCGGAAATCATGGCCCTTGCGGGCCTGAACAGCACGACCCGGGGTGTGGACTCGGTGCACGCAACCGACGAGGCACGGTCTGCAGCGGTTGAATTGGCCAATGTGTACAAGGCGGTTGTGGCGATCACCGGCGCGGAGGACTTCATCACCAACGGGCCAAAATCCGCCAGGGTCGCCAACGGGCATCCCCTCATGGGCAGGGTCTCCGGCACGGGGTGCGTGGCGTCTTCGATCGTGGCGGCCTTCTGTGCGGTTCATCCGGACCCTCTGGTGGCCGCAACGGCGGGATTGTCGGTGCTCGGAATCGCAGGCGAGCTTGCCGCACGGGACAATCCCGGGCCGGGGACGTTTCATCACCTTCTGCTGGATGCGCTCGATGCGATGGAAACCCGGAACATCGAAGAGAAAGGACGAATTGCCGTTTCATGGGAACAGTGAGCCCGCCCGTGGATTATACCCTGTACCTGGTCACCGACCGGGGACTTGCCGCGGGTCGTTCCTTCGAAGACATTGTCAGGGAAGGCGTCGAGGGCGGGGTAACCCTGGTGCAGCTCCGTGAGAAGGACCTTGCCGTCAGGGATTTCGTCGCGTGCGCCGTCGCTCTCCGGAATCTGCTCGGGGAGTACCGGGTTCCCCTGATCGTTAACGACCGAGTGGACGTCGCCCTGGCCTGTGGAGCCGCCGGGGTGCACCTCGGGCAGGACGACATGGACTGTGCGAGCGCCCGCCGTATCGTCGGGCGGGGCCGGATCGTCGGTGTCTCGGTGAGTTGCGTGGAGGAGGCGGTGAAGGCCGAAGCGCAAGGGGCCGATTACCTGGGAGTGAGCCCGGTGTTCAGCACGCCCACGAAGACGGATACTCCTCCCGCGGTCGGGCTCGAGGGGCTGCGGGCCATCCGGATGGCGGTTCGCCTGCCGCTGGTTGCAATCGGAGGGATCAAGGCGGAGAATGCGGCGGACGTGATACGGGCGGGGGCGGACGGCCTGGCGGTGGTGTCGGCGATCATGGCCTGCCCCGAGCCTCGGGTTGCGGCCCGGACGCTGAAAGCGGCCATTGCCGAGGCACGGGCCCGGGTCCGTACCGCGCGGATCGGCTGAAGGCCGTCGCAGTCCGCACTCGCTGCGCCGTGGCCGGCGTTCCCGCGCCTGGTATCGGCTTCCTCATGCGAAAGCCAGGCCGTCGTCATCGTGCGGGCCAGGTCCCAAGAGCCTGGAAGAACCCGGGTTCCCACCTCTGTGCAAACCCGGCCGGGTGGAAAGCACCCTGCATTTTCCTGCAAAAAAGCAACGAGTCATTTCAACAACATGGATTTGTATGAAAAAGTGTTTATATATGCTAATAGTAACATATAGGCACGCCGATATATAAAATTCAGCATATGTTTATGCTAACATAATAAAAATGCGGGAATCCTATCCAATAAGATATTGACAACTCCTATTCATGATATAGGATAGACGCGCGTCATCAGTGGTCTCGGTGGTTCGCGCGGATTTACAAGCGGCCTTTCCTGTTGGCCGGCGGAATGCTGAGGCCGTATCCGGATCAAGAGACAAAGCCTGTCGATGTCGGAGTGTGTTCGGTGAGCGAGGATTCCACCTTTCCCGGGAGATAGGGGAAGGGTCCTCCGGTGGCCGCTGTTTGTCATGTTGTTTGGGCTTTTCTTTGAATCAGGAGACGTTTCATGAAACTTCATTTGTGAAGCGGGGCTTCCAGGCCGGTAGGTTACCGGCGTTGCGAAGTCCGCTTGCCGAGCTGATCGCTCTCCATCCGAACTTCGCAAAACAATCCTGGAATACCCTCCGTGTTCTGTTCTTTTTAGTCTTGCCGGGCAGGTAGTCGCGCCGGCCGGGGACCCCCCGGTGCGCTCCCGCCCGGCAATTCGAAACTGACGGGGCACGAATTCCGCTGCATCCATGGCATCGCTTCGCGCAAAGTGGTGAGTCGCTGTTTTCGGCGGCTTTGCCGGGGTCTGGAGGTCTGTCCCGATCACCATGCCCGCGCCACGGGGAGGTGACGCCGGCAGGAAGGTCCGCGGGAGGCTTTTCTCCGGCGCTCCGGCATGAAGGGGGGGCGGCGCAGGGTCGGCAGGCAGACTGAATGCAGATTCGGATGCCGGCCGCGACCAATGCGTCATGCGCCGATCCCCTGCATTCCGGGATGCCGGATCGCTGCAATCGACCGACGGGGGCGGAGGCTTTTCAACGCATTATTGCAACCATACGGAGCAAAGGAGAAGAACATCGATGGGCGAAGATATCATCAACCTGACGGTAAACGGGAAGAATTTTCAAGGAAGGAACATCCGGGGAAAGCGGGGGCAGACCGTACTTGAAGTCTTGAAGGACAACGGCATCCATGTTCCCACCCTGTGCTACCATCCCCGGATGCCGCCTTACGGGGGATGCAGATTGTGCATCGTCGAAATCGAGAACATGCGCGGTCTCCCGCCTTCCTGTACCACCCCGGCAACCGACGGAATGGTTGTGAACACGCACTCACCCAAGGTGGTCGGGGTGCGTAAAACGGTGCTGGAACTGCTCCTCGCCTACGGGGACCATAATTGTCTGCTGTGCGAGCAGACGGGCAGCTGCGAGCTGCAAAACCTGGTTTACGAGCACGGCATCGACCATGTTCGCATCAAGTCGGAATTCGTTCCCAAAATAAAGGACGATTCACATCCGATGATCGTCCGTGACCACAACAAGTGCGTGCTGTGCGGCCGCTGCGTCAGGGCCTGCCTGCAAGTACAGGTGAACGGGGCCATCGATATCGCGGCTCGCGGTTCGGATTCCTACATCACGACGTTCAACAACACCAGCCTGGCGGAATCGAGCTGCGTTTCCTGCGGTCAATGCGTTCAGGCATGCCCGGTGGGCGCCCTGACCGAGAAAAAATCGAGGTTTAAGGGCCGTGCGTGGGAAATGAAGAAAGTGCGCACCACCTGCCCCTACTGCGGTGTGGGTTGCCAGATGTGGCTGCACGTCAAGGGCGGCAGGATCGTCAAAGTGACCGGGGTCGAGGAAGGCGCCCCCAACCATGGGCGATTATGTGTCAAGGGAAGGTTCGGCTACGACTTCATCTATTCGGAGGACAGGCTCAAGACGCCTCTCATCAAGAGCAACGACGGTTTTCGCGAGGCCTCCTGGGATGAAGCCCTCGATCTCGTCGCCTCGAGGCTCAAAAAAATCATTGCAAAGCATGGTCCGGACTCCGTTGCCGGAGTGAGCTCGGCTCGAAGCATCAACGAAGATTCCTACCAGATGCAGAAGCTCTTCAGGACGGCCATCGGCACCAACAACATAGACAACTGCGCGCGTGTCTGCCACGCTCCAACCGTGGCGGGCCTGGCGAAATCTTTCGGTTCCGGGGCCATGACGAATTCGTTTGACGACTTCGCCAACGCGAAAATGATCCTGGCCATAGGCACGAACGCGACCGAGGCACATCCGGTGGCGGGCACGTATTTGAAGAACGCGGTGGCCAAGGGCGCCGAGTTGATCGTTGTCGATCCGCGACGCATAGAGCTTGCCGACCATGCCGTGCTGCACGCTCAGATAAAAGTGGGAAGCGATATAGCCTTTCTCAATGGAGTCATGAACGTTCTCATAAACGAGAATCTCCACGACAAACAGTACGTGGCCTCGTACACCGACGGTTTTGAATCGCTCAAGGCCAAGGTGATGGAATATCCGCCGGAGAAGGCCGCGGGCATCTGCGGCGTAAGCGCGGAGATGATTCGGGATGTGGCGCGCCGCCTGGCTTCAGTAAAGCCGGCGCTCCTGGTCTATACCCTGGGCATCACCGAGCACACCTGCGGTATGAACAACGTGCTTTCCTGCGCCAACCTGCAGATGCTCCTCGGCAATGTGGGGTTTGCGTGCGGCGGCGTGAACCCGATAAGAGGGCAAAACAACGTCCAGGGTGCCTGCGACATGGGGGCTTTGCCGAATCTTTTCCCCGGCTACCAGAGAGTTGATGATCCCAAGGCCCAGGAGAAGTTCAAGGCCGCATGGAATGTTGCAAGCCTGCCCGACAGGCCCGGGATCATGCTGCCCCAAATGCTCGATGGGCTTGCGGATGGAAAGATCAAGGCATTTTACATTTTTGGCGAGAACCTGGCCAACAGCGAACCGGATATCAAGCACGTCGAACACTGCCTGAGCTCTGCCGAGTTTCTGATCTGCCAGGACAACTTCCCGAACGAAACCACGCGATTTGCGGATGTGATCCTGCCGGCCGCCGCGTGGAGCGAAAACGACGGGACGTTCGCCAGCAGCGAAAGACGCATCAGCAGAGTTCGCACCGCGAGCGAGGCGCCGGGGATATCCAGGCCGAACTGGTGGATCTTCAAGGAGATAGCGCGACGAATGGGCCAGGATTGGAAGTCCGAGAGTGGCCAAGAGCTGTGGGACGACGAGATATCGGTACTGTCGCCGCCGTTTGCCGGCATCAAGTACTCGCGCATCGAGGGCGACGGGCTGCAGTGGCCGGTTCCCACGGAAACCCACCCGGGAACGCCCGTCATGCACAAGGACGGCAAATTCACCGGCGGTCGCGGTCAGTTCGTGGCCGTCGACTGGACGCC from Syntrophobacter fumaroxidans MPOB includes these protein-coding regions:
- the gatC gene encoding Asp-tRNA(Asn)/Glu-tRNA(Gln) amidotransferase subunit GatC, translating into MQEKISRDEVRHVAGLARLELSEREEMRMTEQMNRILEYMETLNELNTEGVPPTTHAIQLRNVFRADEVQPSLERRDTLANAPETDGASFVVPKVI
- a CDS encoding MFS transporter, translating into MRPSRQAAAHGGDLRWLALLCTARLGFSFIFTAYSAALPLLMSDWTMNATQAGMVQSAYHLGFLISLFAVGFLGDRFGAKRTYLWSAVAAGVSALVFALFASDFISGAVLYGLAGLCSGGSYTPGLTLIAERFSPSTRGRAMGFYLAAASLGYALSLMLSSRLFPIGGWRLSLAANCSMPAVGLAVSLYALRDTPNVVHAVQSKRDVWRAVPAVLKNKPALLSMLAYTFHNWELLGMWAWLPAYLGAATQLSAGYDASPAKAIEVGALLSGFTYLTSMLGSLIGGDMSDRWGRSFTILLFSCISLAISFSFGWMIGWPLLVLFAVAAFYNLTSIADSAIYSTALTELVEPRHIGAAYAVRSALGFSAGAVSPWVFGLVLDTVRGVPSAPASLAWGLAWTSLGLGALPGPLMSWWLKRRPEAVRMAGGLR
- the gatA gene encoding Asp-tRNA(Asn)/Glu-tRNA(Gln) amidotransferase subunit GatA, with protein sequence MEPYALTMHELHDLLVRKELSVTETLTSFLTRIETLDPRLNSYLSVLAESSLAEAGRFDRGERDLHASPLAGIPLAIKDVLCMQGTVTTCGSRILENFVPPYDGTVIARLREAGAIFLGKTNMDEFAMGSSTENSAYGVTRNPWDRERVPGGSSGGSAAAVAADLCSGSLGTDTGGSIRQPASFCGVVGLKPTYGRVSRFGLVAFASSLDQIGPITKDVEDAAILLQAIAGHDRRDSTSVDHPVPDYRASLREPIKGLRLGIPKEYFVHGMHPEIADSVQRAINVCLQLGAEVGEVSLPHTGYGVAAYYIIAPAEASSNLARYDGVKYGLRVPDARDLIGMYRTSRSQGFGAEVKRRIMLGTYVLSAGYYDAYYTKASQARTLIRKDFLDAFDSFDALLAPVAPVPAFKIGEKSDDPLQMYLNDALTLPASLAGVPGISVPCGFSGEGLPIGLQILGPHFREDLLLRIAYQFEQATAHHLARPDSI
- a CDS encoding HAD-IIB family hydrolase; amino-acid sequence: MIASIRAIDVETARNLKGIFFDIDDTFTTNGKIPAVAYQGLWTLKESGLKVVPITGRPAGWCDHIARMWPVDAVVGENGAFYFRFDERAGKLTKRFLDPAPVRCEKRVLLQAVEKDVLSSVPGTALASDQPYRETDLAIDFREDVEPLGWPAVERICAVFRKHGATCKVSSIHVNGWFGDYNKLHMTRIMANELWGVDLEADRRFYLFCGDSPNDEPMFEFFPHSAGVRNVLQFADRMSRLPAFVADREGGAGFAEIAETVLSLRAT
- the thiM gene encoding hydroxyethylthiazole kinase, which gives rise to MLAETARCLEKIRAQRPLVHNITNYVVMNYTANALLCLGASPVMAHAVEEVEAMVELADALVINIGTLSAPWVDAMFLASRAAIERSIPVVLDPVGAGATAFRTDTARRLLDEFGITVLRGNASEIMALAGLNSTTRGVDSVHATDEARSAAVELANVYKAVVAITGAEDFITNGPKSARVANGHPLMGRVSGTGCVASSIVAAFCAVHPDPLVAATAGLSVLGIAGELAARDNPGPGTFHHLLLDALDAMETRNIEEKGRIAVSWEQ
- a CDS encoding class I SAM-dependent methyltransferase gives rise to the protein MAEIFDEWPEKYDQWFESPIGSLVREYEAGLLLEMARPAPGERLLDVGCGTGVFTLVLLDAGARVTGLELSLPMLRRAGNKATGRPFHMVRGDMRTLPFADAAFDKTVSVTAIEFLDDARGAVAELFRVTRPGGLVVVASLNALSPWATRRTSAAREGHALFRHARFRSPAEMAGLMPIPARIGTAVHFQKHDRPDRAREIEEDGHTRGLDTGAFLVARWEKPAD
- the thiE gene encoding thiamine phosphate synthase: MGTVSPPVDYTLYLVTDRGLAAGRSFEDIVREGVEGGVTLVQLREKDLAVRDFVACAVALRNLLGEYRVPLIVNDRVDVALACGAAGVHLGQDDMDCASARRIVGRGRIVGVSVSCVEEAVKAEAQGADYLGVSPVFSTPTKTDTPPAVGLEGLRAIRMAVRLPLVAIGGIKAENAADVIRAGADGLAVVSAIMACPEPRVAARTLKAAIAEARARVRTARIG